The proteins below come from a single Stutzerimonas stutzeri RCH2 genomic window:
- a CDS encoding Hsp20 family protein yields MSSFPMAPLFRQSVGFDRFNDLFESALRNDTGSSYPPYNIEKHGDDQYRIVVAAAGFQESDLDLQVERSVLTISGGRRESEAENVTYLHQGIAQRAFKLSFRLADHIEVKGAALNSGLLKIDLVRVVPEEAKPKRIPINADQRPALEG; encoded by the coding sequence ATGAGTTCGTTTCCCATGGCCCCTCTGTTCCGGCAATCCGTGGGCTTCGATCGTTTCAACGACCTGTTCGAGTCCGCCCTGCGCAACGACACCGGCAGCTCGTATCCACCCTATAACATCGAGAAACACGGTGACGACCAGTATCGAATCGTGGTCGCTGCCGCCGGATTCCAGGAGTCCGATCTCGATCTGCAGGTAGAGCGTAGTGTGCTGACCATCAGTGGCGGGCGGCGCGAGAGCGAGGCCGAGAACGTCACCTATCTGCATCAGGGTATTGCCCAGCGGGCGTTCAAGCTGTCGTTCCGGCTGGCCGACCACATCGAGGTGAAAGGCGCTGCGCTGAACAGTGGCTTGCTCAAGATCGATCTGGTGCGCGTGGTGCCGGAAGAGGCCAAGCCCAAGCGCATCCCGATCAACGCCGATCAGCGGCCCGCGCTGGAGGGTTGA